The sequence below is a genomic window from Paenibacillus silvisoli.
TTCAAGTACGGCTACGAATCGCCGGAAGCCTTTACCCGCGCGTTTCATCAGCTTCACGGCGTGACGCCGAGCGCCGCGCGCGACAAAGGGATGCAGCTGAAAGCCTATCCCCGTATGTCCTTCCATATCACGATTAAGGGAGATGCAGAGATGAATTATCGGATCGAAGAGCGCGGCGGGTTCGCCGTCATCGGCGTGGAGCAAGTCATCGATTGCAGGAACGGCAACAATTTCGTACAGATTCCCGAGTTTTGGCGAACCTCGATGGAGGACGGCACCTTCGACCGTGTAATGAAGGCGGCGCCGCCGTGCAAAATCCCCGGATTGGGCGCGGTCGGCGCGATCATGTGCTACCGATGCACCGAGGAAGACACGTTCCCGTACATGATTGGCGCATTCGATTTCGACTCCGAAGCCGACCCGCTAGGACTGCAGCGAATCGAAGTGAAGCCGCACACGTGGGCGATCTTTAAGTCCGAGGAGGGCACGCAGGCCGAAACCGGCGAGAAAATCCAGTCGGTCTGGAAGCGCATCTTTCCGGAGTGGTTCCCGAATTCGGGCTATGAGCATGCCGACGGCCCTGAGCTGGAATTGTATTTCAGCACCGGCGAGGACCGTGGGTATTCCGAAGTCTGGATTCCGGTCGTGAAGAAAGCACAAACTTTGGGATAAAATAACAAAATAAATGGAAATTAGGAGGAGTGGCGCGCGAGGCGCCGCTCCTCCTTTTCAATTTACAAATCGTCCATTTCACCTGAGCGTTCACCAATAAAAGTGTGGTACTATATAGTGGTGTAACGTTTCACCAAGTAAACAATACCATGACGAGAGCGAGTGAACGAATGTGAACAACTCTGCTGAAACGAGCAAAGCTCCTTCCAAAATAGCGCTAACC
It includes:
- a CDS encoding AraC family transcriptional regulator, translating into MDWLSRMNSALDYVEEHLPGTVDLAEAAGRAYCSSTHFQRMFTFITNISLSEYVRRRRMTLAAFELQNSAIKVIELAFKYGYESPEAFTRAFHQLHGVTPSAARDKGMQLKAYPRMSFHITIKGDAEMNYRIEERGGFAVIGVEQVIDCRNGNNFVQIPEFWRTSMEDGTFDRVMKAAPPCKIPGLGAVGAIMCYRCTEEDTFPYMIGAFDFDSEADPLGLQRIEVKPHTWAIFKSEEGTQAETGEKIQSVWKRIFPEWFPNSGYEHADGPELELYFSTGEDRGYSEVWIPVVKKAQTLG